The Sedimentisphaera salicampi genome includes a region encoding these proteins:
- a CDS encoding glycoside hydrolase family 53 protein has product MFSKAAIFLTSVFLSVLCPAEEKVEGEFYYGADISALAKIEQMGGEFKSDGQPADPIELFTQNGWNCARLRLFVNPNHKGAVVNDLEYTLKLAERAKTAGMDLLLDLHYSDTWADPGHQRKPAEWKNLDFYRLREKVESYTARVIKSFCDKGICPEMVQIGNEINPGFLWPEGKIEWKNEKSWLRFAHLIKAGIRGVRKASPEGKRIKTVIHTALGGNVSATKTFFDHMEKYRVDYDVIAQSCYPWWHGTLEEIGKNLEFMADRYDKEIIIAETAYPHKEKFSQGKGDWTEERMAWPMNEKGQAQFLKELTKTAKSTPNGKCIGIFYWYPESINVKGMHTWMNGAMALFDKDGLPLKALKAPMKQK; this is encoded by the coding sequence ATGTTCAGCAAAGCAGCAATTTTTCTAACGAGTGTGTTTCTATCAGTTCTCTGCCCTGCGGAAGAGAAGGTTGAAGGCGAATTTTACTATGGCGCTGATATCTCAGCTCTTGCCAAGATTGAGCAAATGGGCGGTGAATTCAAATCTGACGGCCAGCCAGCAGACCCTATAGAGCTTTTTACCCAAAACGGATGGAACTGCGCAAGGCTTAGGCTTTTTGTAAATCCAAACCACAAGGGGGCTGTTGTAAACGACCTTGAATACACGCTGAAGCTCGCAGAAAGGGCGAAAACCGCTGGTATGGATCTCCTGCTGGATCTGCATTATTCAGACACATGGGCAGACCCAGGGCATCAGCGTAAACCGGCAGAATGGAAAAACCTTGATTTCTACCGCCTCAGAGAGAAGGTGGAGAGCTATACCGCAAGGGTTATCAAAAGCTTCTGCGATAAGGGGATCTGTCCAGAGATGGTGCAAATCGGCAACGAAATCAATCCGGGTTTCCTTTGGCCTGAGGGAAAGATAGAATGGAAGAATGAAAAGAGCTGGCTGAGGTTTGCGCATCTGATCAAGGCGGGAATCCGAGGCGTTCGTAAGGCTTCGCCCGAGGGTAAGAGAATCAAAACCGTTATCCATACAGCACTTGGCGGGAATGTCTCTGCCACAAAAACCTTCTTCGATCATATGGAAAAGTACAGAGTTGATTACGATGTTATTGCCCAGAGCTGCTATCCCTGGTGGCATGGAACGCTTGAGGAGATTGGGAAAAATCTTGAGTTTATGGCGGACAGATACGATAAGGAAATCATAATCGCTGAAACAGCCTACCCGCACAAAGAAAAATTCTCGCAGGGTAAAGGCGATTGGACAGAAGAACGTATGGCTTGGCCTATGAACGAAAAAGGGCAGGCCCAATTCCTCAAAGAGCTCACAAAAACCGCAAAATCCACCCCGAACGGCAAATGCATCGGTATATTCTATTGGTATCCCGAATCCATCAATGTAAAAGGTATGCATACGTGGATGAACGGGGCGATGGCTCTGTTCGATAAAGACGGCTTACCGCTCAAGGCTCTCAAAGCACCGATGAAACAGAAATGA
- the rpmG gene encoding 50S ribosomal protein L33 codes for MAKSLKREHVWFECKDCGSRNYRTPVNVVGGVPKIELKKYCKNERKHTVHKIRRK; via the coding sequence ATGGCAAAATCACTCAAAAGAGAACACGTTTGGTTTGAATGCAAAGATTGCGGCTCAAGGAATTACCGTACTCCCGTTAATGTGGTAGGCGGTGTTCCAAAAATTGAGCTGAAGAAGTACTGCAAAAATGAACGAAAGCATACTGTTCATAAGATCAGACGAAAATAA
- a CDS encoding glycoside hydrolase family 2 TIM barrel-domain containing protein, whose product MKRLTFLLFVLCISVFARERVSFDFDWKFSRGDFSGAEKTGFDDDGWSVIDVPHDWSIEGDYDKSNPSGPRCGYLPTGIGWYRKELEIPARWEGKDVRIDFDGVFRKSTVFVDGKKLGHRPYGWISFSYDLTPHIQGRDKVLIAVRVDNTKQPAARWYTGSGIYAHTWITAAEKVRVAKWGAQIISELKGDSARVDAGIKIRNTSDSARKIVCRTAVAAPSGKKAAEEVSDEFVVPACGEFKYSPAFNIKSPKLWSPDSPSLYRLNIELLEGGNTIDTYTENFGIRTTRWDADKGFFLNGNNIKIRGMCMHIDAGPLGAAVPDKILEQRLEMVKDMGCNSVRTSHYPRPPVFYDICDRIGLMVMDEIFDGWKRKAAQDYGALDFDRWWKTDLTDWLRRDRNHPSVIIWSLGNETHGNEIAEKMVRICGQLDPTRKVTSGSSSSKMMPVFGENGRTEAVSYKNPSDKPFIGTECVHTWHVRGSYRTQTWYRDGFKKGRTLDIPDLTEREIFHYDWTDSHSYKRCFNSSYDNSTVRDNVRHFELKTQNNDWLSGSYRWTAFDYIGEAGYISGGWPFKLFNSGVIDMANFPKDAYYLYKSLWKDGAKEPMVHILPHWTHPKMPEGTEIPVHVYSNCQEVKLYCNGENLGLQELDVSRWDKMNGEWLVPWEPGEIKAEGYIDGKLVCSETVRTASSPAGIKLETDNSSLKAGGRDYAQVAASITDESGNFYPYGENRVYFRLFGAGEIKATGSGSPIDVETHNKPDRKAFMGLAKAYVRSGQETGDALLLAASILGEKRQITSNKAAIDVAQIALAGSPERLETKVKYAVGEQAGISDAKQYYAPFSIPEKCVVKAWIYADDELVLECEESFGDEGLVWQQAKLEEKGVYYEAESADFDGANFAKAGRGYTGTGYLDFKGSEGGIEWSVTTDGGGESVWLIFHYAGSDPDGGRDMELIFNDHSPEKLRFESTSNWQNDWRSLKVKRKMRLGSNIIKLNTAGQSGMNIDKLEVRAIR is encoded by the coding sequence ATGAAAAGATTAACGTTTTTGCTGTTTGTTCTGTGCATCTCTGTTTTTGCAAGGGAAAGGGTAAGCTTTGATTTCGACTGGAAATTCTCACGCGGCGATTTCTCCGGTGCAGAGAAGACTGGCTTTGATGATGATGGCTGGAGCGTTATAGATGTACCTCACGACTGGAGCATTGAAGGCGATTATGATAAATCCAACCCTTCAGGCCCGAGATGCGGCTATTTGCCCACGGGCATAGGCTGGTACAGAAAAGAGCTGGAAATCCCTGCACGCTGGGAAGGCAAAGATGTCCGTATAGATTTCGACGGTGTATTCCGAAAGTCAACAGTATTCGTTGACGGGAAAAAGCTCGGCCACCGACCCTACGGCTGGATCTCGTTTTCATACGACCTAACGCCCCATATTCAGGGCAGGGATAAGGTGCTGATAGCTGTGCGTGTGGACAACACAAAACAGCCTGCCGCCAGATGGTACACAGGCTCTGGAATCTACGCCCATACTTGGATTACCGCTGCTGAAAAGGTTAGAGTGGCCAAGTGGGGAGCTCAGATTATCTCGGAGCTCAAAGGCGATTCTGCACGCGTTGATGCAGGCATAAAAATCCGAAATACTTCTGATTCTGCCCGGAAGATTGTATGCAGGACAGCAGTAGCCGCCCCTTCAGGCAAAAAAGCAGCGGAAGAGGTGTCTGATGAGTTTGTTGTGCCCGCTTGCGGGGAATTCAAATATTCTCCGGCTTTCAATATTAAATCCCCTAAGCTCTGGTCTCCTGATTCTCCCTCGCTCTACAGACTCAATATAGAGCTTTTGGAGGGCGGCAATACAATAGATACATATACCGAGAATTTCGGCATAAGAACTACCCGCTGGGACGCAGATAAAGGCTTCTTTCTCAACGGAAATAATATCAAGATCCGCGGGATGTGTATGCACATTGATGCAGGACCGCTGGGGGCGGCTGTTCCGGATAAGATTCTTGAGCAGAGGCTGGAGATGGTTAAGGATATGGGCTGCAATTCGGTTCGAACATCGCATTACCCAAGGCCGCCGGTATTCTATGATATATGCGACAGGATAGGCCTTATGGTGATGGATGAAATATTCGACGGGTGGAAGCGGAAAGCCGCTCAGGACTACGGAGCCCTTGATTTCGACCGTTGGTGGAAAACAGACCTTACCGACTGGCTTCGGCGAGACAGAAACCATCCCAGCGTCATTATTTGGAGTCTCGGGAACGAAACCCACGGCAATGAGATTGCAGAGAAGATGGTGCGGATTTGCGGCCAGCTCGATCCAACACGCAAGGTTACAAGCGGGAGCTCAAGCTCGAAGATGATGCCGGTTTTCGGCGAAAACGGAAGAACGGAGGCCGTGAGCTACAAAAACCCTTCGGATAAGCCGTTTATAGGCACAGAATGTGTTCATACATGGCACGTACGTGGAAGTTACAGAACTCAAACTTGGTATCGCGACGGCTTCAAAAAGGGCAGGACTCTTGATATCCCCGACTTAACCGAACGGGAAATCTTTCATTACGACTGGACAGACTCCCACTCATACAAACGCTGCTTCAATTCTTCTTACGATAACAGCACCGTGCGGGATAATGTGCGTCATTTTGAGTTGAAAACGCAGAATAACGACTGGCTCAGCGGTTCGTACCGCTGGACGGCCTTCGATTATATAGGCGAGGCGGGGTATATCTCCGGCGGCTGGCCGTTCAAGCTCTTCAACAGCGGCGTGATAGATATGGCCAACTTCCCAAAAGATGCCTACTACCTCTACAAGAGCCTCTGGAAAGACGGTGCGAAGGAGCCTATGGTGCATATCCTCCCGCACTGGACACACCCGAAAATGCCCGAAGGTACAGAAATACCCGTTCACGTTTATTCCAACTGTCAGGAGGTAAAGCTGTACTGCAATGGCGAAAATCTCGGCTTGCAGGAGCTTGATGTGAGCCGCTGGGATAAGATGAACGGCGAATGGCTCGTTCCCTGGGAGCCGGGCGAAATTAAGGCTGAAGGGTATATTGACGGCAAGCTTGTTTGCAGCGAAACTGTTCGAACAGCTTCATCCCCTGCGGGAATCAAACTTGAAACCGACAATTCCTCACTGAAGGCAGGGGGCAGAGATTACGCGCAGGTTGCTGCAAGTATTACCGATGAAAGCGGCAATTTCTACCCCTACGGTGAAAACCGCGTTTACTTCAGGCTCTTCGGGGCAGGTGAGATCAAGGCCACAGGCAGCGGCAGTCCAATTGATGTGGAAACGCACAACAAGCCGGACAGGAAGGCCTTTATGGGGCTGGCAAAGGCATACGTTCGAAGCGGACAGGAAACCGGAGACGCTCTTCTTTTAGCCGCATCAATCCTCGGCGAGAAAAGGCAGATTACTTCAAATAAAGCCGCTATTGATGTTGCACAGATTGCTCTTGCAGGCTCGCCTGAAAGGCTGGAAACAAAGGTGAAATATGCAGTTGGCGAGCAGGCGGGGATCAGCGATGCCAAGCAGTATTATGCACCTTTCAGTATTCCGGAAAAATGCGTTGTAAAGGCTTGGATTTACGCTGATGACGAGCTTGTGCTTGAATGTGAGGAAAGCTTCGGCGATGAAGGCCTTGTATGGCAGCAGGCAAAGCTCGAGGAAAAAGGCGTTTACTACGAGGCCGAATCGGCAGATTTTGATGGAGCAAATTTCGCAAAAGCCGGCAGGGGATACACAGGAACCGGGTATCTCGATTTCAAGGGCAGTGAAGGCGGGATTGAATGGTCTGTAACCACAGACGGCGGCGGGGAGTCAGTGTGGCTTATATTCCATTATGCCGGCAGCGACCCCGACGGCGGCCGAGATATGGAGCTGATTTTCAACGATCATAGCCCTGAAAAGCTGCGATTCGAAAGCACCTCCAACTGGCAGAATGACTGGCGCAGCCTGAAGGTAAAGCGAAAGATGAGGCTCGGATCGAATATCATTAAGCTCAATACTGCCGGCCAAAGTGGAATGAATATCGACAAACTTGAAGTTAGAGCGATTCGGTAA
- the secE gene encoding preprotein translocase subunit SecE, translating into MQLYIYKRGQGYHTRLWTSLACFALACWGCYRLSEMLTMTGNPWIEYMVPAAVLAGLSWLIYSVQNKPNFADFLIESEGELKKVSWSSRAQIIASTMIVISVVVIISLLLGAVDIGFRSMFEYVFKIYS; encoded by the coding sequence ATGCAGCTATATATATACAAAAGAGGACAGGGATATCATACTCGTTTATGGACAAGTCTTGCGTGTTTTGCGCTGGCATGCTGGGGCTGCTACAGACTCAGCGAGATGCTCACCATGACTGGAAACCCGTGGATTGAGTATATGGTTCCAGCAGCAGTTTTGGCGGGGCTCAGCTGGCTTATTTATTCTGTCCAGAATAAGCCAAATTTTGCAGATTTCCTCATCGAATCAGAGGGAGAGCTCAAGAAGGTGAGCTGGTCTTCCAGAGCCCAGATTATAGCTTCTACGATGATTGTGATATCTGTGGTTGTGATAATCTCCCTGCTTCTGGGGGCTGTAGATATCGGTTTCCGTTCTATGTTTGAGTATGTGTTCAAGATTTACTCGTAA
- the nadB gene encoding L-aspartate oxidase translates to MKIPFFRRYLTNISTRTAKHLFTDVIVVGSGISGLRAALEAAKSCNVTVVSKRSLTKSNTWAAQGGIAAVMKEGDSPEKHTKDTLDAGCGLCREASVQKVVAETPELIDELHKWGTEFDLNDSGEIAATLEAGHSASRVAHAFGDSTGKAISQTLLKKASEHPRITLMEDFFTIDIVTGENGKCSGIYGLNSRNDLELIWANSVILATGGAGRLYRETTNPSVATGDGIAMAFRAGAELADMEFIQFHPTTLYVAGATRALVSEALRGEGGVLVDSNNSRFMFDYDERAELAPRDIVSRSIIKQIRKTNTTHVFLDVRHFEKGFFQRRFPYIFSFLKEFDIDPEKDLIPVRPSAHYMIGGIQTDQNAAASIPGLFACGECAATGLHGANRLASNSLAEGLVFGREAGRNAAGGLQENGSENEFSKIKYDIEVSDRSMLDTADIRNSLRALMWRNVGISRKEQTLRETIEIIQFWQRYVMDKVFDAAEGWECQNMLTTALLMANSALERKESRGVHFREDFPEPAENFEKHISVSSDDLLE, encoded by the coding sequence ATGAAGATTCCCTTTTTTAGAAGATACCTTACAAATATAAGCACCCGCACGGCCAAGCATCTGTTTACAGATGTGATTGTTGTGGGAAGCGGTATTTCCGGGCTCAGGGCGGCTCTGGAGGCTGCAAAGAGCTGCAATGTAACGGTGGTGTCCAAACGCTCGCTCACCAAAAGCAACACTTGGGCAGCGCAGGGCGGAATAGCTGCTGTTATGAAGGAGGGCGACAGTCCTGAAAAGCACACCAAAGACACCCTTGATGCAGGCTGCGGGCTGTGCAGGGAGGCTTCTGTGCAGAAGGTTGTAGCAGAAACCCCCGAGCTGATTGACGAGCTCCATAAATGGGGCACAGAATTCGACCTGAACGATTCGGGCGAAATCGCTGCCACCCTCGAAGCAGGACACAGCGCTAGCAGAGTTGCGCACGCCTTCGGAGACTCCACAGGAAAAGCCATTTCCCAAACGCTTCTGAAGAAGGCCTCCGAGCATCCGCGGATAACACTCATGGAGGATTTCTTCACTATCGATATTGTTACCGGAGAAAACGGCAAATGTTCCGGTATATACGGGCTCAACAGCAGGAACGATTTGGAGCTTATTTGGGCTAATTCGGTAATCCTCGCAACGGGAGGGGCAGGCCGGCTCTACCGCGAAACGACCAATCCATCCGTAGCCACGGGCGATGGGATTGCGATGGCGTTCCGCGCGGGAGCGGAGCTTGCGGATATGGAATTCATACAGTTTCACCCTACCACGCTTTACGTTGCAGGGGCTACCAGAGCCCTTGTATCTGAGGCTCTTCGTGGCGAGGGCGGAGTGCTGGTGGATTCGAACAACTCCCGCTTTATGTTCGATTACGATGAACGTGCGGAGCTTGCCCCGAGGGACATCGTGAGCAGGTCTATAATAAAGCAGATCAGAAAGACAAACACTACACACGTTTTCCTTGATGTAAGGCATTTTGAGAAGGGCTTCTTCCAGCGGCGATTTCCGTATATCTTCAGCTTTCTGAAAGAATTCGATATAGACCCCGAGAAGGATCTGATTCCCGTTCGCCCAAGTGCGCATTATATGATTGGCGGTATCCAGACAGACCAGAACGCTGCTGCAAGCATCCCAGGGCTCTTTGCCTGCGGGGAGTGCGCAGCTACAGGCCTGCACGGGGCCAACAGGCTCGCAAGCAACTCGCTAGCCGAAGGGCTTGTGTTTGGCAGAGAGGCGGGCAGAAACGCCGCCGGCGGCCTGCAGGAAAACGGCTCTGAAAATGAATTCAGCAAAATCAAGTACGATATTGAAGTTTCAGACCGCAGTATGCTTGATACTGCCGATATCCGCAATTCTCTTCGTGCTCTTATGTGGAGGAATGTAGGTATTTCAAGGAAAGAGCAGACTCTCCGCGAAACGATCGAAATAATCCAGTTCTGGCAGAGATACGTTATGGATAAGGTGTTTGATGCCGCAGAGGGCTGGGAATGCCAGAATATGCTTACAACCGCTCTTCTGATGGCAAATTCAGCTCTCGAGAGAAAAGAGAGCAGGGGGGTGCATTTCAGGGAGGATTTTCCCGAGCCGGCCGAAAATTTTGAAAAACATATTTCGGTTTCCTCCGATGATTTGTTAGAATAG
- the rplA gene encoding 50S ribosomal protein L1 — translation MNKSRRYREAAEKAPKQPLSVKDAVEVLKGFSATKFDQSVDVVMHLGIDPRQSDQLIRGALSLPNGIGKTKKVIAFCEDTEAEDAKAAGAVDAGADELVEKVSGGWLDFDVAIASPKLMSKVGKLGRVLGPQGKMPSPKNGTVTPDVVTAVKEFSAGKVEFRNDSGGNVHAVVGKLSFSDKKLVENIKYFIDQIDKMKPESVKGTYIKKVCISSTMSPGVEIELKGEEK, via the coding sequence ATGAATAAAAGCAGAAGATACCGGGAGGCAGCAGAAAAAGCCCCCAAACAGCCTCTTTCTGTGAAGGATGCTGTAGAGGTATTAAAAGGTTTCTCTGCGACGAAGTTTGACCAGTCGGTGGATGTAGTGATGCATCTGGGGATCGACCCTCGCCAGTCTGATCAGCTTATCAGAGGAGCCCTTTCCCTTCCAAACGGAATCGGGAAAACAAAAAAGGTAATTGCGTTCTGTGAAGATACAGAAGCCGAAGATGCAAAAGCTGCCGGTGCTGTTGATGCAGGCGCAGATGAACTCGTAGAAAAGGTTTCAGGCGGATGGCTTGATTTTGATGTTGCCATAGCTTCGCCAAAGCTTATGAGCAAGGTCGGCAAGCTCGGCCGAGTACTCGGCCCGCAGGGAAAGATGCCTTCTCCTAAAAACGGTACGGTTACCCCTGATGTGGTTACTGCTGTTAAAGAGTTTTCTGCCGGCAAGGTTGAATTCAGAAACGACAGCGGCGGAAACGTGCATGCAGTGGTCGGGAAGCTCAGCTTCAGCGACAAGAAACTCGTTGAGAATATAAAGTATTTTATCGACCAGATAGATAAAATGAAGCCCGAATCAGTTAAGGGCACATATATTAAGAAGGTATGCATCAGTTCAACAATGAGCCCTGGTGTTGAGATTGAGCTGAAAGGTGAAGAAAAATGA
- the nusG gene encoding transcription termination/antitermination protein NusG: protein MQWYVLRVASNKENYVRDTIEKKVKLEHLEEYVGRVVVPTERKRERTKEGKDRIKNQKLYPGYVFMELETDENGRIPEKPWFLIKETGGVGDFIGTEGVPTPMRDTEVAKMLQEVEKQETEEEPVFKLEFNVGDPVKIIDGAFENTEGVVDSVDTERGVVRVIANVFGRSTPIEIEYWQLEKG from the coding sequence ATGCAGTGGTATGTGCTGAGGGTGGCCTCAAACAAGGAAAATTACGTCCGTGATACGATCGAGAAAAAGGTTAAGCTTGAACATCTTGAGGAGTATGTCGGAAGGGTGGTAGTTCCTACTGAGAGAAAAAGAGAACGCACCAAAGAAGGAAAAGACCGAATTAAAAACCAGAAGCTCTATCCCGGTTATGTGTTTATGGAGCTTGAGACGGATGAAAACGGCAGGATTCCTGAGAAGCCGTGGTTCTTGATTAAAGAAACCGGCGGTGTTGGCGATTTCATCGGCACTGAAGGCGTGCCTACTCCAATGCGGGATACGGAGGTGGCCAAGATGCTTCAGGAAGTTGAAAAACAGGAAACTGAAGAGGAACCTGTTTTCAAGCTTGAATTTAATGTTGGCGATCCGGTTAAAATAATAGACGGCGCTTTTGAAAATACAGAAGGTGTGGTTGATTCGGTTGACACCGAGAGGGGTGTGGTAAGGGTGATAGCTAACGTCTTTGGAAGAAGCACACCAATAGAGATTGAATACTGGCAGCTCGAAAAGGGCTAG
- a CDS encoding right-handed parallel beta-helix repeat-containing protein → MKFTKKSVCISIAFLFVLSFSAALSAGELEPSAPPSSGTMKTLDEVEPRIPIPGSETPVSTFEIEESGSYYLTGSRVCSSTGIYIGSGVNNVTIDLSGCTLSAVEGSTGTGILMQSCRNVSILNGTVEGFANCGIAEYNSYGNAKGHRIFGVTVAGTGAAHTSFDAISLSGGKHIIENCIIRDNSNDGIVLSSGGGTVRNNDVSNNGSNGIVVYRRNNVEGNRCCWNGDSGINSNGPSIIKDNVCISNEEKGIQTQDGCRIIGNLVSSNYNYGIYAGDNCCIKGNTANSNGSGGIHGTYNCLFVDNVACENSTYGIHASSDGYIDSNTAVDNGNSNIYSAGSTLGSNHAP, encoded by the coding sequence ATGAAATTCACAAAAAAATCAGTATGCATTTCTATCGCCTTTCTTTTTGTATTGAGCTTCTCGGCAGCTTTGTCAGCGGGCGAGCTTGAGCCCTCAGCTCCTCCATCCTCGGGTACAATGAAAACCCTTGATGAGGTTGAGCCGCGAATCCCAATCCCTGGCTCAGAGACTCCAGTTAGCACATTCGAGATTGAGGAATCAGGCTCCTACTACCTCACCGGCAGCAGAGTATGCTCCTCAACCGGCATCTATATTGGTTCAGGCGTAAACAACGTTACAATTGATCTCAGCGGCTGCACGCTATCAGCTGTGGAAGGTTCTACAGGCACTGGAATCCTAATGCAGAGCTGCCGGAATGTGAGCATCTTGAACGGAACTGTTGAAGGCTTCGCAAACTGTGGAATAGCCGAATACAACAGCTATGGAAATGCAAAAGGGCATAGAATATTTGGGGTTACTGTTGCTGGAACAGGAGCCGCTCATACTTCTTTCGATGCGATATCTCTCTCAGGCGGCAAGCATATAATCGAAAACTGCATAATCAGAGACAACAGCAACGATGGTATTGTACTCAGCAGCGGCGGAGGAACAGTAAGGAATAATGATGTCAGTAACAATGGCTCTAACGGCATAGTTGTTTACCGTAGAAATAATGTTGAAGGCAACAGGTGCTGCTGGAACGGTGATTCAGGAATAAACAGCAATGGGCCTAGCATAATTAAGGATAATGTTTGCATCAGCAACGAGGAAAAGGGTATTCAAACGCAGGACGGATGCAGGATAATAGGCAATCTTGTTTCTTCAAACTATAATTACGGCATCTATGCTGGTGATAATTGCTGCATAAAAGGCAATACTGCTAACAGTAACGGCAGCGGAGGCATTCACGGGACTTACAACTGCCTCTTTGTTGATAATGTGGCCTGCGAGAATTCAACCTACGGAATTCACGCCAGCTCAGACGGGTACATAGACAGCAATACTGCCGTGGATAACGGAAACTCGAATATTTATTCTGCCGGCAGCACACTTGGGAGTAATCATGCACCGTAA
- the tuf gene encoding elongation factor Tu — protein MAKAVFERTKPHLNIGTVGHIDHGKTTLTAAITMRMANNRGEEGKRFDEIDNAPEEKERGITINTAHVEYETDKRHYAHVDCPGHADYVKNMITGAAQMDGAIMVVAASDGPMPQTREHLLLARQVNVPRIVVFMNKVDQVDDPELLELVEMEIRELLSKYEFPGDEVPIIQGSALKAMESNGKDDEACKCIDDLMGAVDDYIPVPERAVDQTFLMPVEDVFSIKGRGTVGTGRVERGVIHVNDEVEIVGLGETRKTTCTGVEMFNKTLNEGQAGDNVGLLLRGVEKKDLVRGQVLATPKSITPHTKFKCEVYVLTKEEGGRHSPFFAGYRPQFYFRTTDVTGSVNKIMSREGNEAEMCMPGDNIAMEVEIIAPIAMEDGLRFAIREGGHTVGAGVVTEIIE, from the coding sequence ATGGCAAAAGCAGTATTCGAAAGGACCAAGCCGCACCTGAACATTGGTACAGTTGGTCACATTGACCACGGTAAGACAACTCTTACAGCGGCAATCACAATGCGCATGGCGAACAATCGCGGCGAAGAGGGCAAAAGATTTGATGAAATCGACAATGCTCCCGAAGAGAAAGAGCGTGGTATTACTATTAATACCGCTCACGTAGAGTATGAAACAGACAAAAGGCACTATGCACACGTTGACTGTCCTGGACACGCCGACTATGTAAAGAACATGATTACTGGTGCTGCTCAGATGGACGGTGCTATTATGGTGGTAGCGGCCTCAGACGGCCCGATGCCTCAGACACGTGAGCACCTCCTGCTCGCACGTCAGGTAAACGTTCCCAGAATTGTTGTGTTTATGAACAAGGTAGATCAGGTTGATGATCCTGAACTGCTCGAACTGGTAGAAATGGAAATTCGTGAGCTTCTCAGCAAGTACGAATTCCCGGGTGATGAGGTTCCGATTATTCAGGGTTCAGCTCTGAAGGCTATGGAATCAAACGGTAAGGACGACGAGGCATGCAAGTGCATCGATGATCTTATGGGTGCAGTTGATGACTACATCCCGGTACCTGAGCGTGCTGTAGATCAGACATTCCTGATGCCAGTTGAAGACGTGTTCTCCATCAAGGGGCGTGGTACTGTAGGAACCGGTCGTGTAGAACGCGGCGTGATCCACGTGAACGATGAAGTTGAGATCGTTGGTCTCGGCGAGACACGCAAGACCACCTGTACAGGCGTTGAGATGTTCAACAAAACTCTTAACGAAGGTCAGGCTGGTGATAACGTTGGGCTTCTGCTCCGCGGCGTTGAAAAGAAAGACCTCGTACGCGGTCAGGTGCTCGCAACTCCTAAGTCTATTACACCGCACACCAAGTTCAAGTGTGAGGTATATGTACTTACTAAGGAAGAAGGCGGACGTCACAGCCCGTTCTTCGCTGGATACCGTCCTCAGTTCTATTTCCGTACAACTGATGTAACCGGCTCTGTGAACAAGATTATGAGCCGTGAAGGAAACGAAGCTGAGATGTGTATGCCGGGCGATAACATCGCTATGGAAGTAGAAATCATTGCACCAATCGCTATGGAAGATGGCCTCCGCTTCGCTATTCGTGAAGGCGGACATACTGTAGGTGCCGGCGTTGTTACCGAAATTATCGAGTAA
- the rplK gene encoding 50S ribosomal protein L11: MAKELTGQIKLQASGGKATPAPPIGPALGQHGVNIGQFVQQFNDQTAELNGMTVPVVINVYSDRSFDFIVKSPPAAVLLMKAAGLDKGSGEPNTNKVGTVTKAQIREISEMKMKDLNAYKVESADRIIEGTARSMGIEVSG, translated from the coding sequence ATGGCAAAAGAACTAACCGGACAGATTAAGCTTCAGGCATCGGGCGGGAAGGCAACGCCAGCACCTCCGATTGGCCCTGCGCTTGGTCAGCATGGTGTGAATATTGGTCAGTTCGTCCAGCAGTTTAACGATCAGACAGCTGAGCTTAACGGAATGACTGTTCCCGTTGTAATTAATGTTTACAGCGACAGAAGCTTTGATTTTATCGTAAAGAGCCCTCCAGCGGCAGTTCTTCTTATGAAGGCAGCGGGGCTGGACAAGGGCAGCGGCGAGCCAAACACAAACAAAGTGGGCACTGTTACCAAGGCTCAAATACGTGAAATCTCTGAGATGAAAATGAAAGACCTGAACGCCTATAAGGTAGAATCAGCAGACCGCATCATTGAAGGTACGGCGCGCAGCATGGGCATTGAGGTTTCAGGATAA